Proteins from a genomic interval of Candidatus Gracilibacteria bacterium:
- a CDS encoding efflux RND transporter permease subunit, whose translation MEKQELKFKPLSPIAKLIRFFLTRDRITVLVAITFTLWGVLAYFSMPREQIPEINIPIAIVSTMYPGASPQDIETQVTDKLESKLSELDQIDTLTSTSSFSMSMIVIQFETGVDMDLMTQKIQNKIGEVENELPADAESPTVGMIESSDLPVLDINLMSEKGSEFLTDQAEWLQDELEKITGVSDVTISGGVGKEIQINVSASRLALYGLSLAQITPLFEMESVNFPVGDITIDNQNYTVRIQGEFTNLTEIENLVIGSSTQGAPIYLRDIATVEETFKETTSYARLSQKDETGEWVTEPSITLSVYKKKDSNIVDIGDEIKSKIEQWQIDGSLSDNVSVAVTGDWAEETKKEINNMFVNVGESFLIVGLILFLYLGLLPSLISAFVIPLSMATTFGLLWYTGYTINGLTLFALVLVLGMVVDSGIIMVENIFRLYHQAKGDRKLITLHAADEIAVPLITSVLTTIASFLPMAFMTGIVGEYIKVIPMTVIFALGSSMVIGLVLTPYFTYRMIPKKLGPTDQTGLLSGNLTTIKKMYRDFVAALLESRFKRWAFLAGLTGLFLSSFLLPATGLVRTEMFPGSDSKWVTLNISLPQGTSLEKSDEAAQMLTDKIKTVEGIRNFVTLVGTSGASTTLMDVSGGSAENTIYFSINLVDPEDRELGSGEIVEEIRTLALDISYFVGATLTFAEQEKGPPSGDPIVFRIQGEDSTTLENVANDLANLLETVPGTVEVDNGIQEKLKEYEIVLNREKIQLLGLNTATVAATLRALSSGQNVGIYRENNEELDVILQLKESDRDTLDDLKRIMIPSSQGLISLDAIASIELGGSPSSVAHYDLKKTITVSSKITPGANSAEILKIFKQELSAYPMPEGYSVTFGGETEDINESFGGLYNAMWIAVVLIYIILVAQFNSLIQPFIILTTLPLSVIGVFAGLFIMDYGFSFPSFIGVVALGGIVVNNAIMIIDRMNSQRSLGMPLKQAVLEGVNLRFRPILLTTLTTIIGVIPTSLQDEVWGSLGFTIVFGLAFSTVLTLIVIPVLYYMVESRKEPLGQARRVA comes from the coding sequence ATGGAAAAACAGGAACTCAAATTCAAACCCCTCAGCCCCATCGCAAAACTCATTCGATTTTTTTTAACACGAGATCGAATCACGGTTTTAGTGGCCATTACCTTCACCCTTTGGGGAGTGCTGGCTTATTTTTCCATGCCGCGCGAGCAGATTCCCGAGATTAATATTCCGATTGCCATTGTTTCCACGATGTATCCCGGCGCTTCTCCCCAAGACATTGAGACTCAAGTCACGGACAAGCTTGAGTCGAAATTATCGGAATTGGATCAAATCGACACCCTGACTTCCACCTCAAGTTTTTCTATGTCCATGATTGTGATTCAGTTTGAAACCGGAGTGGACATGGATCTCATGACGCAAAAGATCCAAAATAAAATCGGCGAAGTGGAAAATGAACTTCCGGCGGATGCGGAATCTCCCACCGTGGGCATGATCGAGTCCAGCGATCTCCCGGTGCTCGACATCAATTTGATGAGCGAAAAGGGGAGTGAGTTTTTGACCGATCAAGCCGAATGGCTTCAAGATGAATTGGAGAAAATCACCGGGGTTTCGGATGTCACGATTTCCGGCGGAGTGGGAAAAGAAATTCAAATCAATGTGAGCGCGAGTCGTTTAGCGTTGTACGGATTAAGCTTGGCTCAAATCACACCTTTATTTGAGATGGAAAGTGTGAATTTCCCGGTCGGCGATATAACCATTGATAATCAAAATTACACAGTACGTATCCAGGGCGAATTTACAAATCTGACTGAAATTGAAAATTTGGTCATCGGGTCTTCAACTCAAGGAGCGCCGATTTATTTGCGAGACATTGCAACCGTGGAAGAAACATTTAAAGAAACCACCTCTTACGCCCGATTGTCTCAAAAAGATGAAACCGGAGAATGGGTGACTGAACCGAGCATTACGCTGTCGGTTTATAAAAAGAAAGACTCCAACATTGTGGATATTGGAGATGAAATTAAATCCAAGATCGAGCAATGGCAAATCGATGGGTCTCTCAGCGACAATGTGTCTGTTGCTGTGACCGGAGACTGGGCCGAAGAAACCAAAAAAGAAATCAACAACATGTTTGTGAATGTGGGTGAAAGTTTCTTGATTGTGGGGTTGATTTTGTTCCTTTATTTGGGCCTGCTCCCTTCTCTTATTTCCGCGTTTGTGATCCCGCTTTCCATGGCCACCACATTCGGGTTGCTGTGGTACACCGGGTACACGATCAACGGATTGACGTTGTTTGCCTTGGTCTTGGTGTTGGGAATGGTGGTGGACAGCGGCATCATCATGGTGGAAAATATTTTCCGCTTATACCATCAAGCCAAAGGGGATCGAAAACTTATTACCCTGCATGCCGCGGATGAAATCGCGGTTCCGCTCATCACGTCGGTGTTGACTACGATTGCGTCTTTTCTTCCCATGGCGTTCATGACAGGGATTGTGGGGGAATACATTAAGGTGATCCCCATGACCGTGATTTTTGCATTGGGAAGTTCGATGGTGATTGGGTTGGTGCTGACTCCTTATTTTACCTATCGCATGATCCCCAAGAAATTGGGGCCAACGGATCAAACCGGCCTTTTGTCCGGGAATCTTACGACAATAAAAAAAATGTACCGTGATTTTGTGGCCGCGTTGTTGGAAAGTCGATTTAAGCGATGGGCATTTTTAGCCGGGCTCACCGGGTTATTTTTATCCTCATTTTTGCTTCCCGCCACCGGCTTGGTCCGCACCGAAATGTTCCCCGGATCCGATTCGAAATGGGTGACCCTTAACATTTCCCTTCCTCAGGGCACATCTCTTGAAAAAAGCGATGAAGCCGCACAAATGTTGACCGATAAAATCAAGACCGTCGAAGGAATTAGGAATTTTGTCACTTTGGTTGGCACCTCGGGCGCTTCCACCACCTTGATGGACGTGAGCGGAGGCAGTGCGGAAAACACGATTTATTTTTCAATCAATTTAGTCGATCCCGAGGACCGCGAGTTGGGGAGTGGAGAAATTGTGGAAGAAATTCGGACCCTGGCGCTCGACATTTCTTATTTCGTGGGCGCCACTCTGACGTTTGCGGAGCAAGAAAAAGGCCCGCCCTCAGGGGATCCGATCGTATTCCGTATTCAAGGCGAAGACAGCACCACACTTGAAAACGTGGCCAATGATCTCGCCAATCTTTTGGAAACCGTGCCCGGCACCGTGGAAGTGGACAATGGGATTCAAGAAAAACTCAAGGAATACGAAATCGTTTTGAATCGTGAAAAAATTCAATTATTGGGCTTGAACACCGCCACCGTTGCCGCGACTTTGCGTGCTTTATCCAGCGGGCAAAACGTGGGGATTTATCGTGAAAACAACGAGGAATTGGATGTGATTTTACAGCTTAAAGAATCGGACCGAGACACGCTCGATGACCTTAAAAGAATCATGATTCCTTCGTCTCAAGGCCTCATTTCGTTGGACGCGATTGCGAGCATCGAACTTGGAGGAAGTCCCAGCAGTGTTGCTCATTATGATCTCAAAAAAACCATCACCGTGAGCAGCAAGATCACCCCCGGAGCTAACTCTGCGGAAATTTTGAAAATTTTCAAACAAGAATTGAGCGCCTATCCCATGCCCGAGGGTTATTCCGTAACGTTTGGCGGGGAAACCGAGGACATCAATGAATCATTTGGGGGACTGTACAACGCCATGTGGATCGCCGTGGTGCTCATTTACATTATTTTGGTCGCGCAATTCAATTCACTCATTCAACCGTTCATTATTTTGACCACGTTGCCGTTGTCCGTGATCGGAGTGTTTGCCGGGTTGTTTATCATGGATTACGGGTTTTCATTCCCGTCTTTCATCGGAGTTGTGGCTCTCGGAGGAATCGTAGTAAACAACGCCATCATGATCATTGATCGCATGAACAGCCAGCGCAGCTTGGGCATGCCACTCAAACAAGCCGTGCTCGAAGGCGTGAACCTTCGCTTCCGCCCGATTTTACTCACCACCCTGACCACCATTATTGGCGTGATCCCCACGTCCTTGCAGGATGAAGTGTGGGGAAGTCTCGGATTCACCATTGTGTTTGGCCTCGCGTTTTCAACCGTCCTGACGTTGATCGTGATCCCGGTGTTGTATTATATGGTCGAATCTCGAAAGGAGCCGTTAGGCCAGGCACGAAGAGTAGCGTAG
- a CDS encoding DUF4173 domain-containing protein, with the protein MAFLGFLSFLFFTISPFLFLYWLFKKAPITPDDLKEFRFAPFLPSALLMVIIAYNLFLHNAFEFSYMGLGVSLFFIAFLLALFFAFPKAKRTALTYGFLGTGIFASIFISIRASALVQWIDGLTIVSCLLALVFFLASDQFLYNGLWVAREKVSFFAKGLRHILVFFKFVFSQSKSTHKTRTFAIVKTTVITLVIVGVFASLLAAADPVFADFIKEIREEFWGRFFASLFLAFCLMLALSFSFKTAPKPPTFSIFSFYDVVLPVAAMLVLFAIFLGIQWEYLFTNQADFQSLDLTYSDYVRKGFMELLFTSFLGGMIAYFVILKERTLTAISQIRLLKILNVLLVVELFALLASAFKRDFLYITVYEGLTRIRLTGSVLLAWLVGFFVLILLLALFRKMQEKRLFQGLWVISLAVLLFFNVMNVDQTIANWNLSKQTSPDYFYISNLSADAVEGWEASLYAAQDFLQTLVNEKRVPTDAEKVRLADFYLAISTIENAYRISVNDSGGSITAWNFDVFRSISSLNSLLGDAVAVNGKVDGARCLLREIQNYQLTYGVDLGNEAGNRLYSFEYPLMGIDRAIEDPWLQNILSRILGDESDELVTQIDTYYGGVYDVSFEEFQKDEHGIFKDLKAEYAAEPFECF; encoded by the coding sequence ATGGCCTTTCTTGGATTTTTAAGTTTTCTTTTCTTCACTATTTCTCCATTCCTTTTCTTGTATTGGCTGTTCAAAAAAGCGCCCATCACTCCCGACGATTTAAAGGAATTTCGTTTTGCGCCTTTTTTGCCGAGCGCGCTCTTAATGGTGATCATTGCGTACAACCTCTTCCTGCATAACGCGTTTGAATTTTCTTATATGGGCTTGGGAGTGTCGCTGTTTTTTATCGCTTTCTTATTGGCCCTCTTTTTCGCCTTTCCAAAAGCCAAACGCACCGCATTGACGTATGGATTTTTGGGCACCGGGATTTTTGCGTCGATTTTCATCTCCATTCGCGCGAGCGCTTTGGTCCAGTGGATCGATGGACTTACGATTGTGAGCTGTCTTTTAGCTTTGGTTTTCTTTTTAGCGAGTGATCAATTTTTATACAACGGACTGTGGGTGGCGCGAGAAAAAGTTTCTTTTTTTGCAAAAGGACTTCGGCATATTCTTGTGTTTTTTAAATTCGTTTTTTCCCAATCCAAAAGCACGCACAAAACTCGAACGTTTGCGATTGTAAAAACCACAGTGATCACACTGGTGATCGTGGGTGTTTTCGCCTCACTTTTGGCTGCCGCTGACCCTGTTTTTGCGGATTTTATCAAAGAAATTCGAGAAGAATTCTGGGGCCGATTTTTCGCTTCGCTCTTTTTGGCTTTTTGTTTAATGTTGGCTTTGAGTTTTTCTTTCAAAACCGCGCCCAAACCTCCGACGTTTTCCATTTTTTCTTTTTACGATGTGGTGTTGCCCGTGGCGGCGATGTTGGTTTTATTCGCCATTTTTTTGGGCATCCAATGGGAATATCTTTTCACAAACCAAGCCGATTTCCAGAGCCTTGATCTCACGTATTCCGATTATGTGAGAAAAGGATTTATGGAACTTTTATTCACGTCGTTTTTGGGCGGAATGATCGCGTATTTTGTGATTTTAAAAGAACGCACCTTGACCGCGATTTCGCAAATTCGCCTTCTCAAAATTCTCAATGTCTTGCTCGTGGTGGAATTGTTCGCGCTGTTGGCGTCCGCGTTTAAGCGCGACTTTCTTTATATCACGGTGTACGAAGGCCTGACGCGAATCCGTTTAACGGGCAGTGTTTTACTAGCGTGGTTGGTCGGATTTTTTGTTTTGATTCTCTTGCTTGCGTTGTTTCGAAAGATGCAGGAAAAACGACTTTTCCAAGGACTGTGGGTTATTTCTTTGGCTGTGCTTTTATTTTTCAATGTCATGAATGTGGATCAAACCATTGCGAACTGGAATCTGTCCAAACAGACTTCACCGGATTATTTTTACATCAGCAATCTCTCGGCCGATGCCGTGGAGGGATGGGAAGCTTCTTTGTATGCGGCGCAGGATTTTTTACAAACCCTGGTGAATGAAAAACGCGTCCCGACCGATGCGGAAAAGGTCCGTTTGGCGGATTTTTATCTTGCGATTTCCACGATTGAAAATGCTTATAGAATTTCCGTCAATGATTCCGGAGGTTCGATCACGGCCTGGAATTTTGATGTTTTTCGCTCGATTTCCTCTTTAAATTCTTTATTGGGAGATGCGGTCGCCGTGAATGGGAAAGTGGATGGAGCCCGTTGTCTGCTCCGTGAAATCCAAAATTATCAACTCACGTATGGGGTGGATTTGGGGAATGAAGCGGGGAATCGTCTTTACAGTTTTGAATATCCGCTGATGGGAATCGATCGAGCCATTGAAGATCCTTGGCTGCAAAATATTTTATCGAGGATTCTTGGCGATGAGAGCGATGAGCTTGTGACGCAGATAGATACTTATTATGGCGGGGTTTACGATGTTAGCTTTGAGGAATTTCAAAAAGATGAACACGGAATTTTTAAAGACTTAAAGGCGGAGTATGCGGCTGAGCCGTTTGAGTGCTTTTAA
- a CDS encoding ATP-dependent helicase: protein MPLNSSQLQAIESDGGPTLIVAGPGSGKTTTLTLRIAYLIRENLAKPSQILALTFTQKAAKEITERVQTLQEFVGKESPMICTFHGLANTLIRENPGVVPGTQDFEIVSEGDQKNLVRELLKKAPNAFPALEGLEVRDVLLALSRFKNGLNQGYAHPEMAGFAEVYQKELEAKNRLDFDDLLLKALQLLEGSEEILKRYQSRFLHILVDEYQDTNAVQDRLLHLLAGDRQNIFAIGDPDQAIYAFRGANRENFTNFQTRYPNSTLIRLNENYRCPHNVAKAAYAVIQNNPNRLGEFPVTIKETVEPVQIIAAENHYEEESFVVKTIQSLIEGTDHEYTWKDIVVLYRTHSVGESLAQAMDHAGIPYERVGEASFFDHKEIREFLEKVKARHNWGGINAVSTTKTLSGHLQELMTEFGLRNERYDLLLELLNWATAYNDLPVREAFDALLADAALTKSDEDWANQNKDAVRLMTFHAAKGLEFPVVFLAGLEDGVVPYLKHESTPDHLEEERRLFYVGMTRAMDRLYLSYAKERTLYGEKTVMQPSRFLEEIPSDLVEVKALVARERRKLKKEEELQPTLF, encoded by the coding sequence ATGCCCCTCAATTCATCTCAGCTCCAGGCCATTGAAAGCGACGGCGGTCCGACTCTTATTGTGGCCGGCCCGGGCAGTGGAAAAACCACGACCTTGACCCTTCGAATCGCTTATCTCATCCGAGAAAATCTGGCCAAACCCTCGCAGATTTTAGCTCTCACATTCACACAAAAAGCCGCGAAAGAAATCACGGAACGCGTGCAAACCTTGCAGGAATTTGTGGGAAAAGAAAGCCCGATGATTTGTACGTTTCACGGGTTGGCGAACACGTTGATTCGAGAAAATCCGGGGGTTGTTCCCGGAACGCAAGATTTCGAAATCGTATCCGAAGGCGATCAAAAAAACTTGGTTCGAGAACTTTTGAAAAAAGCCCCCAACGCCTTCCCGGCTTTGGAAGGCCTCGAGGTGCGCGATGTGCTCCTCGCATTGAGCCGATTTAAGAATGGACTTAACCAAGGATACGCCCATCCCGAAATGGCTGGCTTTGCCGAAGTCTATCAAAAAGAATTGGAAGCTAAAAATCGTCTCGACTTCGACGATCTTTTACTTAAAGCGCTTCAATTATTAGAGGGGAGTGAGGAAATTTTAAAACGCTACCAATCTCGATTCCTTCACATCCTGGTGGACGAATATCAAGACACCAACGCGGTTCAGGATCGACTCCTTCATTTGCTGGCAGGAGATCGCCAAAACATTTTTGCCATCGGAGATCCGGATCAGGCCATTTACGCTTTCCGTGGAGCGAATCGGGAAAATTTCACGAATTTCCAAACTCGCTATCCCAACTCAACATTGATTCGATTGAATGAAAATTATCGTTGCCCGCACAATGTGGCAAAAGCCGCGTACGCCGTGATTCAAAACAACCCGAATCGTTTAGGCGAATTTCCGGTGACCATAAAGGAAACCGTGGAGCCGGTTCAAATCATTGCTGCGGAAAATCATTATGAAGAAGAGTCGTTTGTGGTGAAAACCATTCAGTCTTTGATCGAAGGCACGGATCACGAATACACCTGGAAAGATATTGTGGTTTTGTACCGAACACATTCGGTGGGGGAAAGCCTTGCCCAAGCCATGGACCATGCCGGCATCCCGTACGAGCGCGTGGGGGAAGCGAGCTTTTTTGACCATAAAGAAATCCGAGAATTTTTGGAAAAAGTGAAGGCGCGTCACAATTGGGGCGGGATCAACGCGGTCTCGACCACCAAAACGCTTTCCGGCCATTTACAGGAGCTCATGACCGAATTCGGATTGCGCAACGAACGCTACGACCTCCTTTTGGAATTGCTGAATTGGGCCACAGCTTACAATGATCTTCCGGTGCGCGAGGCGTTTGACGCATTATTGGCCGACGCAGCCCTAACCAAAAGCGACGAAGATTGGGCGAATCAAAATAAAGACGCGGTCCGGCTCATGACGTTTCACGCCGCCAAAGGTCTCGAGTTCCCGGTGGTATTTTTGGCCGGGCTTGAGGATGGCGTGGTGCCGTATTTAAAGCATGAAAGTACCCCCGATCACCTCGAAGAAGAGCGCCGCCTGTTTTACGTGGGCATGACTCGCGCCATGGACCGTTTATATCTTTCTTACGCCAAAGAACGCACTCTTTACGGAGAAAAAACCGTGATGCAACCGTCTCGGTTTTTGGAAGAAATCCCGTCGGATTTGGTGGAAGTGAAAGCCCTCGTGGCCCGCGAACGTCGAAAACTCAAAAAAGAGGAGGAGCTTCAACCGACGTTGTTTTAA
- a CDS encoding AAA family ATPase — protein MIIGLTGPMASGKGEVVEIFKKLGFSHITLSSMVREEAKRRNIPEERERLMEVGNSMRAKEGPGVLAKRALEKAQSTAPDGNWIIDGIRNPAEIEALHSVSEVYVIGISTPREMLIERLLSRGRAGDAISREEIATKLDREWGKNEPPEGQQVGLCMQKVDRVVPNEGTLDALEKNILSYYHSLLKS, from the coding sequence ATGATCATTGGCCTTACAGGTCCAATGGCTTCCGGAAAGGGTGAAGTGGTGGAGATCTTCAAGAAATTGGGATTTTCCCACATCACCCTTTCTTCGATGGTAAGGGAGGAGGCCAAAAGACGAAACATTCCGGAAGAACGCGAACGCCTGATGGAAGTCGGGAATTCGATGCGTGCGAAAGAAGGGCCCGGAGTATTGGCCAAACGCGCGCTTGAAAAAGCTCAATCCACTGCGCCGGATGGAAATTGGATCATTGATGGGATTCGCAATCCTGCGGAAATTGAGGCGCTTCATTCAGTTTCTGAGGTTTATGTGATTGGAATTTCTACTCCCCGAGAAATGTTGATTGAACGACTCCTTTCTCGCGGCAGAGCCGGCGACGCGATTTCTCGCGAAGAGATTGCGACTAAATTGGATCGAGAATGGGGGAAAAATGAACCGCCCGAAGGACAACAAGTCGGGCTTTGCATGCAAAAAGTTGATCGAGTCGTCCCCAATGAAGGCACACTCGATGCGCTTGAGAAAAATATTCTTTCCTACTATCATTCGCTTCTCAAATCCTAA